In Phaseolus vulgaris cultivar G19833 chromosome 3, P. vulgaris v2.0, whole genome shotgun sequence, the sequence TGAacattgattattatttttttctgcatTATGAACCTTAACTTTATCATTGTGGTTGTAGTTAGACAGCTCAACATTATCACCAATACGATCCTTCTCCAAAAAAATTATGCTTTTGTTGGCAGATGATGATTCTTGTAATTCATTTAGAATTTCTTCAGATAAATATTTGGATATAATCTCCAGTGGCTCAACAGGCTGAAGAGGGACATCTTTTGAGCCCTCTGTTACCTTTGCTAAACTGTACCCATCCCACCATTCACCTAACCATTCAGCAAACATTGTATTTTTAGTAGCCATGGACCATAAGAACATTGAAACATGTTGTTCATCCTGTGTCAAAGATGCCATTAGCCAAGGTATCATATCTTGTAATATTTCTGCCTTTATTCTTCCAAGCATGCATCCCATGATCTTCCCTTGCTCCTGGTTTGTGAAGAATTTTCTAATTATAGGCCAAATTTCTATTTCCTCACGGTCTATATGATTGGAAAGCGATGTATACATTGATTTGCACATTTCTTGCAGCTTCCTGCATAAATGCTGATACCTTAGCAGTCCCATCTCCTTTATATTTGAATCAATTGTAGAAATTGAAAGATGTAATCTAGACATCTTATCAAGGATGTGAGATATTTCATTGAAGTGTTCAACTTCATGGTTGTGATCAAAAGTGTAAGCATGGCTAATGTTTTTTAGTTTTCCTCTTGCCTCCAAGGCTGGAAAAACTATCTCATCCTCTGCATCACTATGGATCTGATGAAGAAAATATATGAGATGGAATCGTTTCTGGAAATCCGTAAGCaacttatcatttttttctagcTCGGCTGAGCCAAGAACTAGGAACTCCAAATCTTTCTTGATAGCTTtgtgaaagaaaaatattaggTCAATTGGTTTCGGATCATCAAGAAAGGAAATAGAAGATCGTTCTGCTGCATGTAATGCAGGATACTGATGTAACTTCCCAACTGTAGCAGGAAAAAATATGTGCAGATTAATTCCTGTAGAGTATGGTATCTCATACTTGTTTACATTACTGGATCCAGATGAGGAAGAACAGGACAAAGAATTCTGGTCAGAGACTTTATGAGGCTGCTTCTCAGAATTTATGAAAGAAAATCTATGAGCTTCCTTAATTTCTTCAGGTGAAATAAAGCATCTTCTTTTGAACATATGTTGCAAGTCTAGTCTGAATTTTTCAATAGAGGCTTTACCTGAATAGCCAATGCGGAACCACTCATGTAATAATGATGAAAAAGCTTTACAGACAGAATTGTTTCCTTTCTTTATGCAATAGAGAATGGACCTGGACTCTTTTTCAGACAATCTAACTGAAAACCAAGTTATAACACATTTTAGTAACCCCAGAGGCATCATATGTAGGCTCAAGCTTAGAAGTCCCTCTTGCATTCCATTTCTGCAGTTCTTTCTAAAGATAGGAAATACCTGACAAAAAAAGTAAGGGTTCCAAATTggtaaattttttatatgttagCATGGAGCATCCCTCTCGTGTAGGATATTCAATTTGTTGCAAGTCTATAAATTGATTTTCTAAAACAAATAGATATTTGTTCTATTCTCTGAGAGTAAGAAAATTTTCATCTGAGAACATTACATCAATGTTTTTGAATAAGTGATAGGTACAACTACTTGCtatcttgataaaaaaaaaacgataACACTATTCAGTTTAGAATAGTTTCAAAAGCACAACATTTGGATATTTTATAAAGCTGTTGTGTGAGGTAAAACTCAAGGACCAAGGACCATTTCCATATTACTAATTTCATTACCTGCCTTCCTTGGTAAAGAAACAAGTAGTGATTTAAATATAATACCTCATTTTCTTGAAAAGCAAATTGTTTGTTAACTCCTGATACAAATGATTCCAGTTTTTGGCAAAGCTTCTCTACGAACTTGCTCAAAGATGTTCCACTTTCTGAGTTATAGAATAGCAACTGTTGTATATCTTCAATGTTACTTTCACCTAGAAATTTTTCAATAGACTTGGACAACCAGACATTAGCATATTTACTCAGTACAGGATGAAAGAATTTCTTCAGAGCATTGCTGTAGtaagaaaaatacattttgtAATTAGACAATTGAGAACCACAATAAGTATTTCAGATAGCAGAGAAGAATGGGCCGTCAGGAACTTTAGCAAATAACATTAAACAAATTAGTCAGATTCCACTCACGCCAAAAAACATATTGTCAGAAGCACTACCTGTAGAAGATGAGGACATCGGCAAAGAATTTCACTTGGATAAGTATTGAGTCTAAATTCTGAAAACAGCCTGATTTTCTTAGTAGGTAAAGTTCTTTCAGAATTTCTTTCAAATCTTTCTGGATGGCATTATGCCAAAGATGAAGGACATTAACCTGGTTGACCCCATCTTCTATTTCTTGGCCATTCACTTCCATTAGACTTGAAACTTCTTCGGTTTTCCTATATGATCTTTCTATATGCAGGAAACCATCAACACCTTGAAATTCTCCACTCTGAAAACTGGTCTCAGTAAAGGTTTGTTTGTTGCTTCTAAGCCAAGAAACCAAAACCTTCATAATGGTATCTGAATTAGTATAAAATGGAAgtttgttaaaatatattaattactgAACTGTGTGGCCTACCTCTTGCAGTGCTGTTTCCATTGGTGCAATTTCATTTATACACTGGGTAACTTCTGACTGCTTACTTGCAGAAAGGAAGGATACCATCCATGGAAAAAGTTCCTCCAGAAACATTATAGGAACACTACATATGAATAGCCACACAAGTGAGGCCTGTTCTTCAGTAGATAATTTCTGCATCAATAGGGGGAAAACCTGCAGTAGTTCAGAAATTTGATAATGTGAGTTTCAGAATTCCAGAATGCATGTATACTTGCTCATGCAAATAACATTAGATAATATGGTCATAATTTAAATGCGACAAATGTAATTTATAAGTAGCGTGTTGTCTTGTTTTGCCCCTATCATACGTTTCCTTATCCTAGAATGAAGTTAATGGTCAAGATAATTGCAATTAACAAACATACGAACAAGAAATTAATTGCTGCAAAACTAAATTTTAACCAAGCATCTAAGATAAAGGTAGCAAGCCATAATTGACACCCACGTGAACACTTTCATTAGTTAGATTAACGTCTTGTACAATATAGGTTTTTCTTGCACATTCAATAAAGAAAGAATGAGTTTTCATCCTTTTCAAAAGTGGGCAAAAGTGGCCTTAACTCGATCACTCAATTAAGAGGTCTTCAGTGATTTACCCATTAGTCTCAGATTAAGGTTGTCTGGGCGAGGTATTTTATTGAACTCTTAGCACTACGTAAAGATGGTCAGGGTTTGACCACTTCATAAATTGTACATGCCTAAAGTCGAAAGCAGGCTTTTTTGCATTTTaccttatattttttattcaagtGAATCTATTCATAACAAGCTGTGATCTGAGTAAGCTCCAAGTTAAGAGAATGTCATAATACTCATCAAGATTAGTTAGCATATTAATATAGATTTGTTATCTTATACAGCACATGCTATAATATTAATCATTTATAATTACGAAAAATAATTAGCTGCCTAGTCAGTCCTTTATTAGCTTCTCTACTTGAACATTCACTATACAAGTTAATTAGAAGGTACGAGCAATGTATAGTGTTTCTCCTAAATGCTCCTTATTTCTAATAACATACACTATATCACTATAAAATCCACctataaaaaacttaaaaagagTAGTCATGATAACTAATAGAGGTAGCTTTCGCATTAATGCAGTAAAGGGCTTCACAGGACAGTTGATTTTTTTAACAAGATAAAAATGCTTACCCACACATTCCTTACAAGATATCGCTAACTACCTAGTATAGTTGCTTTCAACATCATCTGTATCCCATAAGAAAAATGgaagcaaaaaataaaatatttcctCCGATTCTTATTATAAGACATATTTTAGAAGAAATTATTGATCCcttttactttataatttctatacaatttatattttttttctcatttactAGTATTATAAGTATTTGTGTTTTTGTATTAACGAatagtaagaaaaaaattattaaaagtcaTTAATAACAAAAGTTaatttgatatattaaaaattgaactaaattttttttttcactggtagtgtgtttatattaaaaatgtctTACATTAAGAATGAGAGGATATAAAAGATGTATTATATGCAATAATACAATGTTGATGTAAACAAATTAATGGAATGTGTTTAAACTGCATTTAATGAAGCAAGTATCTTCCACGATAGGTTCAGATTAATGGGATATAAACCAACAAAAGCGAAAAAAATTAACCAAATGAATGCATTTGTGTCGATCACCTGCTTTAATGAGGAAAGAACATTTCATGCAACTAGAGTATATTTTCATAAATCACAAAAATTGCAAACAGCCACCTGCTTTTCTTCTTTCAGCATATGTTTGTAGATGTAGGTTTGCAAGATACCAATACTGTACACAAGTTCTTGGAACAGCTTCGAAATATTCTCTTTAGGAACCATCAGCTCTTCCAAGGAGTGAAAAACAGATCCAAAAAGGTCTGAGGTGCTTTTATGTTCAAGCGAATATGTACAAACGACATTTTTCACATGAGCATCCAGTGCATGAAAGATAACCTGTCAAAAAAAGTTTGAAAGTGATATCAGAAGTGCCAACCTTGACTAGATAACAATCACAATTCATGCTCCTCGTCAGTTGTCAAGGACAGGCATTTCAGCTCCAAACATGCACTTGCAGACATGAAGACAAATATTTGAGAAACTTATCGAGCGAGAAAAGAAGGCAGTGTAGTTTCAATGCATCAATCATATTTCTAGTTCTTTCCATACTCTTGTTAGTATTAAGTGATGATTGAGTAGGAATAGAATGAGAAAAGGTCAATTTGGTTAATAAAATTGCATCTCACTATCATACTAATCCCTTAAACtaagaaaaaatcaaataagtCCCTGAAATTATTTAGAGTTTCATTTAAATCTTTGAAattcactctttttttttttactttagttCCTGATCGGGAAGCTTAACTTATAATAATAGCATATGTttagagagaaaatgaaaaaaaaaaaaagtgaattttatattaaaataatgtttttatttgtaAAGAATTTTATTGATTATTTACTCAACTAGAGGCAAGCCAAGTGTACCATCAAACATTAGTTGATAGGTAGTCAATAACGTAAAAAGTCAAATAAGTTCACTTTATCACAATTGATTTAAGGAATTGacatttcttatttaattttccttgtaaaaaaaaaatactgaaaaCTACAGAAACACCAATAGAACTcgtaaaaaatattgttattgcATCCCAATATCATAATTGTGTGCTTAAAAATGACAAATAAAATATCTATGAATATTATTCGAATTTGTTTAGAAATTGACTACTAatacttgaataaattgaatatGTATATTTGTTAcgaataattttcaaaattgaatGTATAAACAAAGATGAGTATCTAAATAATTAAttcgtttttatttttatatttattttcattttaaatgattaaaacattctttattgtttttattttatttttaaagtttagaattataacttttttgttgttatttgatattaaagagaaaaatttctttttatattaaattttttatatttaaaaaaaatagctaTACATATTATCTAAGATGAATGAGGTTAAGACACAAATTATATActtattcaaatttatattttaaaattatttatttatttattttgaaataacgAGTATAATCAAATCCGTACTATCATCGAGTAAACCATTTCtttgtatatataaattaatttaaaaatagcaTAAATTCcattaaactaatttaaaagtaGCTAAATTCTATTAAAAGAGAACCAAAAGCAGGGTTAATTCCCCAGACATTACTACACATCCAATATCCCCATGAACTCTCGTTATGCTCTCATGTCTCTTCCTATCACCTATATACCAACATTTTTCTCTATCGCTTGGGTAGGTATGCATTTTTTTGGTCTCATGTCTCTATCCTACAGTTCatcataaaacataaaattgacaaaaataaaataaattaaaatttacccAGAAAAAGAGTAAGGGATTTAGCAGATAAGAAACAAGCAGgttaagaaataaatataaatgaagtTTGAAATCAAGGGTACGTTTATCAAATTCCTCAAACTAACAAGAGAATCTTGGCACacaaacaaattataattatcTGTACTCTTTTTTCTGCGTTTGCAATCGCAAAGCTGGAAATCATAGCTGAAACAATAGCACTCAATACTTTACCATTTTACTTGTTATTTACAAACTAAACTACTTTCACAAGTAATAACATGTATATTCTCAACAGTATATATTCGTTAGCAACGAAACAGAGCGTGGACTGAAACTGACCTCGTCTTCCGCAGCACAGTGATACTTATGTGCTAGTTTCAGAAACTGGAACCTGCGTTGAAGCTGAAGAATCATTTGCCGGCAACGGCGAGGCTTGTCCTCCAACGACGCCGTTTCCGCCAAGCGACGAAGGTGATCGAGTTCAGAGCGAAAAGCCTTGTGGAAGCAAACGAAGATGAGTATGGGAGCATCGACGATCGGAATTCGCAACAGAATGCCCGCCACGTCTTCCTCATCGTTCTCCTCCTCTTTATCGGACAGGGAAGGATCGCCGTCGTCCATCCACGGCGGAATTTCCGGCAGCAAGCACCATCAACGGCGAAAGAGAGCAAAGGGAGGTTCTGGTGGGAAAGTGGCATGGGATTTATCTCTCCCTGTaagtaattttttatgtgaaaaaaattaaaaattaaaaattaaaaattaaaaagagatTGATGCTGACAATTGGAAAGAGACCTCGTAACTAACGGCCAAGAGGGTTTGCGTCTTGCGATATAAGGAGGGAGGTGGCATGAAGAGTGCCGGTTCTCGGTTTAATAATAATTGCCGCGTTACTGCCACGCGCGTTTTATTAATGTCTTTGGCGCGCTCAGAATTGCTTTGAATAATAATGGAGAGAATTGTCTTCtacttactctttttttttttaaaaaaattataacaatgaGGAATATATTAATTTCTAACTCATTCATATTATATCTGCGGTATTTTTAAATTCGTAACCTAAGATATCAATTGACTTCACTAATTGCTATGATTCAACAATGTCACCGACCCTTAGTTTAAGAGGTTTAATGAATAACATCTTCAAAAATTAACtacttaatatattaaaaattgtaaatattattactgagtttgttaatttttataattaaaacttttaaattcataaaaaaaatagaacttGTTTCTTAAAACAGGTTTTTACTTAAATAAGTAGTTCAAATttgtgaaattattttattttatttttttgatctGGCAAAAAATTAATCTATCTTAAACATGCTATTAATATATGTGTATGGTAGAATTTTTAATATAtgcaaaaatattattatctgTCAACTACTACTAGAAATGTCTAAATATGCTTGGTTAATTTTTTAggatattttttaaactttcaaTTAACTTCCTTTTAttccaaacaaaaaatatacaaatgtaaaatatatatatatatatatataacttttttgaaACTGAAAtatatccaaaaaaaaaatatttttttataacctTTTAATAAGTATTTTCACTTTCATATTCTTAAAATTGTAATAAGATTCAAGAAATAGACGGCATGAAGAACTCTGTGTCTCgttattattgtttttgttttattatttttattgaagtGATTTGTTGGTGTCTGCCTAAAGATTATACACGTTTATGTCTTTTCGGTTAATGGATGGACGTTTTGTTGTATACCTCACCTTAATTGGTAAATCATTGAGTTAAAGGCATGTTTCATGTATTGATTTTCTTTTACATAATAATGAATAACCATAAAGTCATAAATATTATactgtatattttttataaatacatgAGTACTACTGTATaacgatttttttttatacttttaaatttcttaaatatcaaatcattttaaaaatactgtattaacattttcatttttaaaacttaGCAACCgtatacataaaaatattttttatttcattaaaacatacttctaattatttatatttttctataaatacCAAACCTTTATGTAATTAAACCagttttatgaaatttaatttattaagtttaaaaataaattgtttttaaaataacacatttgAGATATTAGATAAAAAgtgtattaattattaatttatctaaaaaaataattagttaaattGAACTTGAATTAATTCAAAGGTGATAAAATGATTCTAAATTTAATTAGCATGTATATGTATAGTATAAATTACAAATAAgtaaaaatagaatttatataaatataaaaatacaaagtaagtgtgaatataaaaaaataaacatcaaTTATATacgaataaataaattaaatataataaaaataaaataaagtataaatatGAATACATTAGTAAACATAAATACATAAAATCTTCGAATTTAAAGAAAATGTGACAAAAATTCAAGAAATaagtaacaaaataaataaactaaatataatgaaaaaaagataaatataatatatatggtTCAAGTTTCAATAATGTGAGAcgaaaattcaacaaataagtaataattgtagaaaaaaattcataaataattaataactcgAATTATGCTTGTCGTCTTCtctaaagttatttaatattaaaaaaatcttacatTCCAATATAAGCTTTGTTGATTTATTTCACAATTTTTCTTTCActatttttcactttttaaatttgagatagtcataaaaattaataaatttcaaattttgactGCGTATATAAGACACAAATGGAGGATACAAATATTATACGTAATGTTAATGTAATTTATACCacctaaaatttttaaaaaaaaacttaaataaaaaaagcaaGGTAACAATTGACAAATGACTTGactcttataaaaaataagagtTCCACAAATATTATGAAAGAATATGAGTATCGAAAGATAATATAATATGATAGTTTCCTTTAAAaccataaaatataaaatatttgtaagtTGAATCATCTAATTACTTAGGTCCTTATTATACATATGCATAAAAATTAGCAACTGTGAAATTAGCAACTATATAcataacaatatttttatttcattaaaacatacttgtaactatatatatatatatatatattttattttttattttttattttttttttataaataccaACCCTTTATGTAATCAAATTAGTAACTTGCTTCGTATTATTTTgcttagttatatatatatatatatatatatatatatatatatattcagtcTTCAGAGTTGATTGctgttttttataaaagtaaaataaattttgagattttattatatcaatctttatgtttaaaaaataaatatacagtGAGTGGATCCTTGTGTACGTACTGTTCAAATTGGTtcgtataatttttttatctctaagacaagttataaataaaatgtaaaacaaGTTGATATTTCTATCATAGTTATAGTTTTGTAGAACTTAAAAACTAAGCATTTTGAAGGGAAGAGTTCATAACAAAaattttcaaatgataaaaaaatatgaaaattattgTTCCATGGGTTAACAAGACCAAATATTGTACTGAGTTAAATATTTGATTAATCTAAATAttgaactaaattaaatattgtcCTTGCATCAAACATTTTCTCaatgaattaaatatttttgaaaataaatagatGAAAATTTGAATAGACAATCAAATTACATTatccaataaaattattatatcttaaagataaaaaaataaaactcttATTGTTCACTAAGTAATTGAATAACATATGCCGTGAAAACAATATCTTAAATGctaattgaagaacttaatccCACTTAATGGTTAAAATACAAtatcatataataaaatataaaagtaaaatatcaaAAGTAATTATTAGAAACAATATcatagaataaaatattaaagtaaaataaaagtatGATGCAATGTcaataagataaattttaattttattatttattttcttacgAGTAAAAATAGAAACGATGATATGATGGGAATAATTATAAGGATAAACACACAATCAATCTTAAGAtaacaacaataaaattgaCAACATTTCTAAGTTATAAGAACAGTGACAAAGATGATAATAGTGGTTAAGAGTAACATCAtaataatgaagaaaaatagTAGTGATGTTAAGACTAATAATGATAACAAGAGTAACGTCATAATAGAAAAAATACTACTATTCTTTTTAAATGAAAGTAGTTAGTATAAAAATGATTGTATCATTCATGATAGTAGTTGTTATAATATCTATCATGATACAATATATGAGaatatatctatattttttatttttattatgattatatatatatatatatatattttgaaattgttaAAATCAAACTATAAGTttatattataacattttaattttttacaaatttatgtatatttgtGTTATTATAAGagagataaattattttattctaccAAGTCAATTATAgtgatgaaataaaataaaataaaaaataaatatatatatatatatatatatataaatgtttatCTTCCATTACATcaaataactaattagataatGATAGGACAATTATCTTATCATATCTATATGATAATTAtagtgataaaataaaataaaaaatagataaaaataaatatcttatCTACTTAGAATTTGATAGGGTAATTATGTTATCATATCTACAAGTAAACGAGTTCTTAGGATTTAGAGAAAGAAGCGGAAAGGATAAGCTGAAGAGCAGACGATAGTGTTAGTGGGCCGGGCTTTGTTTGGACCTGGTTTCATTTCTCCTCATTCTAACacattgttatttaatattcttataattattaCAAACATTAGTGGGTGCGTGAAGGGTCCTgtgttgtttgtgttttttccCAATTTTTGAAATCGTGACAGAAGAGAAACAACGAAAAGGGAAAAGGGTTTCGATTTCGGAAGaggaataataatattaaggagcttctgagagagagagagggttCAGTCTTCCACAATGAAGACGACGAAGGGTGGCAAGGTCATGAACCCCACCGATGCTTACCGGAAGGAGCTTCGTAAGAAAGAATTGAAGAGGGTATTCTTCACTTCCTCAACCCGCactccattttttttctctttcgcTTTTAATGTCTTTTTGTTATTCCCCTTTTTCTCTTATCCCTGCCCTAATTGCTGTTTTACCCTTTCACATGCTCCGCTGTTAATTGATTGACACTGCAAGTAGTTTTTCTTCGAATTTGATAATGCGAAAGAGATGCAAACATGCTTTTATAACAAAGGAGCTGTTTTAGTTTCAACCAAATGAACTTAGCTTAATATGCCTTGATTTCTGTGTTCCTTAAAGTGTTTGTTCTTGTTATGTATTGCTTGTGTTTTCGAAGAATTCAGCTCATGGTCGGATTTTGTATCCTTGACaccttttttatttgttttgatcaATAGAAtaagaaggaaagaaaaaaagtgaGGGAGGTGGGGATTTTGAAGAAGGATCCTGATCAGTTGAAGAAGCAGATTGAGAACTTGGAGATGATGAGTAAGTCGTGCTTTTGTTTTTCAATGGCAAGCTGTAAAATGCAATATAATTTCTTTcacttttcattattattattattatggcaAAATGATTACTGAGCATTGATAAAGGACTGTTTGGTCGTGCATCTGGTAGTTGTTGTTTGAATGAATCTCTCAGTCTGCGTAAATGTGAGAACCCATTTTCGGGGAGTAGGAACAATTGTTGAAATTTCCGTTAGTCTCACAAATAAAGTGTGATGATGAAAGAGAGCAAGTTAATTAGATTTGTACAGACTAGCAAGACATTCAAATTAAATTTGGTGAACTTTCAAATGCTCACGGTGAATCAAAACATGACATTCAACAAGTGCTTAGGGAATTTCTTTTGAATTCTGtacaaattttcttttatcCTTGAAGGATACCCTTTTTGTGTACATGGAACATGGACAACGATCTATGTGTCCATGTCCAATGGAAAAGTTATGTCATTtgcaattatttttataaatgtagATGTTGTGGTATGAAACATAAACAGTTATGCATTTGCTTCTTCTACAAGATAATTGCAAACTCGAAAAGGGAAATATTGTTACTGCATATACATGGACTCATCTGGTGCAGTGATGACTATAGTTGTTTTCTGGGATGTAGTTGTATAATTACAAATTAAGTATGGTGCCTTTTAGGTTGATTTTACCATTCAAACTCACGGTGCTTTGTTTGTTTTGGCAGAGGCTGATGGTGCTTTGGATAAAGCAAGAAAGCACAAGAAGAGACAGCTACAAGACACACTTAATCTTGTTCTAAAGAAGAGGAAGGTAAGAACTTATTATATGTTCTTTCTGTTGGATCACTTTTTTctattattcaatattattttgcAGATTATCAGGTTCTTGTGTTCTGTACACAATTATGTATGGATGTTAGTTTGTTATGGAGTGTATAGAAACATATTTAATCAATGAATGAAAATAATCATTATTTCATAGTCCAGGTCAGAATTGACAACTGTGCCCTTGTATGATGCAAAATATCTCTCAGTTCTTTATAGTCTCTACTATCTTTTTCTCTGATGTGGTTAAAATCCATTTGTTTTTGTGCAAAATTGATTGCTAATTGTGCCTTTGAAAACCACTTAACAAGAACATTGGCTTATGAACCATTATTGTCACGGGCAAGTCTCATTAAGAGTAGCCAAACAGCATCCTCCCGTGTTTATCTCAATCTGTAAATGATAGTTTAGGTTGATATTTTCTTAGACACATGTAAAGGTTGTGTGGTCATGGCTATAGTCttcaatttgtttctatttacaCACTATTGTGGGTCATTGTTAATCTCCGTCTTTTGAGAGACACTTGTTTTTTCACTATAATTTACGGCTTGAGTGTCACAAACAAGGAAAATGAAAACTTAGTGCATGTTTGGTTTCACGCCAGATCAAGGCAAATGTGGTCCTTTATCCACATTCTAGCTGAAGCTACTTTAAATAGCTTCCATTTTTCACATTGAGAACTTAGATCCAAGACTCCAACGTCAAACCAAACATGTGCTTAGTGTAAGTGGAAACTTCATGAACTGAGTTGAATATTGTGTTGGTAGTAGAAACTGTCTGGTTTAGCTAGTGGGAGACTGACAATTCATTCTTCAAAATTTGAACATATTATACGAGTATATGCTTTATTTAGTTAAATGGTTTCTGCCAATTGTTAATTGTGATGATCTAGATCTAATCCCTCTTGCATAGGAATATGAAGAGAAAATGCGGGAGAAGGGTGAGGCCCCAGTCATGTTCAGGTGAAGATTTTTCttgtcattttaaaatatagatttatTCCCTATTTGTGTTTGTGGTTTACACATTCTAGGATGACTTTTTGGCAGTCATTTGGGGCCTCCTCGAAGGAGAACAACTGCGGAAGAAGAAGAGAGGGTTAAACACCCAAAGCCCGAGGTAGGATTTAAGATTTAAGTTGTTTGTGCGTGCATGCTTTatgttttccttttctcttcctTCCAAACTAAACTGGCATAGCTGTGATTGATGGTTGGGTGCCTTACTGATTTTTCTACAGGATTCTGTTTATTACCATCCTACGTTAAACCCCACTGGGGCTCC encodes:
- the LOC137807810 gene encoding zinc finger protein BRUTUS-like At1g18910, with protein sequence MDDGDPSLSDKEEENDEEDVAGILLRIPIVDAPILIFVCFHKAFRSELDHLRRLAETASLEDKPRRCRQMILQLQRRFQFLKLAHKYHCAAEDEVIFHALDAHVKNVVCTYSLEHKSTSDLFGSVFHSLEELMVPKENISKLFQELVYSIGILQTYIYKHMLKEEKQVFPLLMQKLSTEEQASLVWLFICSVPIMFLEELFPWMVSFLSASKQSEVTQCINEIAPMETALQEVLVSWLRSNKQTFTETSFQSGEFQGVDGFLHIERSYRKTEEVSSLMEVNGQEIEDGVNQVNVLHLWHNAIQKDLKEILKELYLLRKSGCFQNLDSILIQVKFFADVLIFYSNALKKFFHPVLSKYANVWLSKSIEKFLGESNIEDIQQLLFYNSESGTSLSKFVEKLCQKLESFVSGVNKQFAFQENEVFPIFRKNCRNGMQEGLLSLSLHMMPLGLLKCVITWFSVRLSEKESRSILYCIKKGNNSVCKAFSSLLHEWFRIGYSGKASIEKFRLDLQHMFKRRCFISPEEIKEAHRFSFINSEKQPHKVSDQNSLSCSSSSGSSNVNKYEIPYSTGINLHIFFPATVGKLHQYPALHAAERSSISFLDDPKPIDLIFFFHKAIKKDLEFLVLGSAELEKNDKLLTDFQKRFHLIYFLHQIHSDAEDEIVFPALEARGKLKNISHAYTFDHNHEVEHFNEISHILDKMSRLHLSISTIDSNIKEMGLLRYQHLCRKLQEMCKSMYTSLSNHIDREEIEIWPIIRKFFTNQEQGKIMGCMLGRIKAEILQDMIPWLMASLTQDEQHVSMFLWSMATKNTMFAEWLGEWWDGYSLAKVTEGSKDVPLQPVEPLEIISKYLSEEILNELQESSSANKSIIFLEKDRIGDNVELSNYNHNDKVKVHNAEKNNNQCSKRTNQFLNDDKHVCNEVADIKNPVANEGKSSKLCDESGRYERLLKLSQDDLETVIRRVSRDSCLDPQKRSYIIQNLLMSRWIIKQQISSTEVNVKNDNLEFSGKHPSYRDPLKLSYGCKHYKRNCKLLAPCCNQLHTCIHCHNDESDHSIDRKSITKMMCMKCLMIQPISATCSTVSCNLSMAKYYCRICKLFDDEREIYHCPYCNLCRVGKGLGVDYFHCMSCNACMSRSLMAHTCREKHLEDNCPICHEYIFTSCSPVKALPCGHVMHSTCFQEYTRFNYICPICSKSLGDMQVYFRMLDALLAEESISDQMSCQTQVILCNDCEKRGETPFHWLYHKCPSCGSYNTRVL